The Brenneria rubrifaciens genome has a window encoding:
- a CDS encoding helix-turn-helix transcriptional regulator yields MKYPTQPPEATASTTERHSNSTSPVPGTSAYKALPQYPRHCPLPFRRTIRRKELRQIVPLSETTIYEMERRGEFPQRFNLTPRCVVWDLDEVEKWIESRKQAMPTTSARTAIKPDVRLRKTRPVRAGSHQK; encoded by the coding sequence ATGAAATACCCTACGCAACCACCCGAGGCGACAGCAAGCACCACGGAACGGCATTCCAACAGCACATCACCCGTACCTGGCACTTCAGCTTACAAAGCGCTGCCACAATATCCCCGGCATTGCCCCCTTCCCTTTCGCCGGACTATCCGGCGAAAGGAGTTGCGTCAAATCGTGCCGTTATCGGAAACAACGATCTACGAGATGGAACGTCGTGGGGAATTTCCACAGCGTTTCAATCTGACTCCGCGCTGCGTTGTATGGGATCTGGATGAAGTAGAAAAATGGATCGAATCCCGCAAACAAGCGATGCCCACAACTTCAGCAAGAACGGCAATAAAGCCTGATGTCCGTTTACGAAAAACCCGCCCGGTACGGGCGGGTTCGCATCAAAAATGA
- a CDS encoding helix-turn-helix transcriptional regulator, with the protein MEYIFTLKYQLAADDSQPDAIVERLGEAGCDDALVGVGLPGRLALEFTREAASAEGAVCSALADVRHAVPSAKLIEAAPDLVGLTDAAEIVGVSRQNMRKLMLTYPGSFPAPVHEGSASIWHLADILSWLQSRGNYRLPQDVLEVAEIAMQVNLAKEARRLPPPATRDLEALVG; encoded by the coding sequence ATGGAATACATCTTTACCTTAAAATATCAGCTTGCCGCTGACGATAGTCAGCCAGATGCGATTGTCGAACGTCTTGGTGAGGCCGGATGCGACGATGCTCTGGTTGGCGTTGGATTGCCGGGCCGATTGGCGTTGGAATTTACCCGCGAAGCCGCCAGTGCTGAGGGCGCCGTATGCAGTGCGCTAGCAGATGTTCGACACGCAGTGCCTTCAGCGAAGTTGATCGAGGCGGCACCGGATCTGGTTGGTCTGACCGATGCGGCAGAAATTGTCGGCGTATCGAGACAGAATATGCGCAAACTGATGCTGACCTATCCGGGCAGCTTTCCAGCGCCGGTTCATGAAGGCAGCGCATCAATCTGGCATCTGGCGGATATTTTGTCTTGGTTGCAGAGCCGAGGGAATTACCGATTACCGCAAGATGTGCTGGAGGTCGCGGAGATAGCGATGCAGGTTAATCTGGCAAAAGAAGCTCGCCGTTTACCGCCTCCTGCGACCAGAGATCTGGAAGCTTTAGTTGGCTAA
- a CDS encoding helix-turn-helix domain-containing protein — protein sequence MPQTGLGVALKILRERRTLTLREVSQLSSVDHAYVHRLETGEKANPSQDLVERLLKVLKPGERDAAIVKWLVDHTDADPKLVEFVLKDPTISADIFSAAAGIRHRGTIRPDPATLIARIKRAFEDDDEDD from the coding sequence ATGCCACAGACAGGCCTAGGTGTCGCACTCAAAATATTACGAGAGCGAAGAACCCTTACACTACGCGAAGTCAGCCAGTTATCATCAGTTGACCATGCATACGTCCACCGACTTGAAACTGGTGAGAAGGCGAATCCATCACAGGACTTAGTCGAAAGGTTGTTAAAAGTACTAAAACCAGGAGAGCGAGACGCTGCAATCGTTAAGTGGCTTGTTGACCATACCGATGCAGATCCCAAGCTAGTCGAATTTGTGCTAAAAGATCCTACTATCAGTGCAGACATATTTTCCGCTGCCGCTGGAATCAGGCACAGAGGAACGATCAGACCAGATCCGGCCACGTTGATTGCCCGGATCAAACGGGCGTTTGAGGATGACGACGAGGATGATTGA
- a CDS encoding ImmA/IrrE family metallo-endopeptidase: protein MDEAYVRQQARTFVAKVDASSIRDDLSPYVAAANAKVRKEELGKGESGFTLTKPNGKHIITVNSIETEERQRFTVCHELAHILLNLPSSHEEVPSWSYAKRHQNEIACDTFAAELLMPYKQWLLEVPKEEPSFELIQYMADMFGTSFPAAASRFASLSDLPCAFVTMERGGIRYAARSTSLRRAGAWISPRSSMPVGSVARRLRSSGRSSTETAEVSQDVWFDNWGKGLDLWELARHYERTDTTISLLWFDNEDLPEVKFNKFGSRVEDDGGLPELTGELPWPGRSKRR from the coding sequence ATGGACGAAGCGTATGTTCGGCAGCAAGCTCGTACATTTGTTGCAAAAGTCGATGCATCAAGTATCCGCGATGATCTGTCCCCATATGTGGCAGCAGCTAATGCAAAAGTCAGAAAAGAAGAGCTGGGTAAGGGGGAGTCTGGATTTACCCTAACCAAGCCGAACGGAAAGCATATCATCACGGTAAATTCGATAGAAACCGAGGAGCGCCAGCGGTTCACAGTCTGCCATGAGTTAGCTCACATACTACTCAATTTGCCCTCGAGTCATGAGGAAGTCCCATCATGGTCCTATGCTAAGAGACATCAGAACGAAATTGCATGCGACACATTCGCTGCAGAACTTCTTATGCCTTACAAGCAATGGTTACTGGAAGTTCCAAAGGAAGAGCCTTCATTCGAGCTTATCCAGTATATGGCTGACATGTTTGGTACATCATTTCCAGCTGCTGCATCGAGGTTCGCCAGTCTAAGCGACCTCCCTTGCGCATTTGTTACGATGGAACGCGGTGGTATTCGGTACGCTGCCCGTTCGACTTCATTAAGACGGGCAGGTGCATGGATATCACCACGGTCATCAATGCCTGTTGGTTCCGTGGCTCGCCGTCTCCGTTCTTCAGGTCGTAGTTCCACGGAGACAGCTGAAGTTTCGCAGGATGTCTGGTTTGATAACTGGGGAAAAGGCCTTGATCTCTGGGAGCTTGCCAGGCATTACGAGCGTACCGATACCACCATCTCATTGTTATGGTTCGACAATGAAGACTTACCTGAGGTGAAATTTAATAAGTTCGGCTCACGTGTCGAAGATGATGGTGGCCTGCCAGAACTTACCGGGGAGTTGCCATGGCCAGGAAGAAGTAAGCGACGTTAG